The Chryseobacterium sp. 52 genome includes a region encoding these proteins:
- a CDS encoding VOC family protein translates to MKFHHVGVACKDIQAELQSIRQLHKIIEETPIVFDPNQQAELCMITVEDGLNIELVSGKPVENLLKKRISYYHICYEVENIEETIADLTEKGGMLISPPKEAILFNNRKVAFLMLSYGIVELLNSN, encoded by the coding sequence ATGAAATTTCACCACGTAGGAGTTGCCTGTAAGGATATACAGGCAGAACTCCAAAGTATAAGGCAGTTACACAAAATCATAGAGGAAACGCCCATTGTTTTTGATCCCAATCAGCAGGCAGAATTATGTATGATTACTGTTGAAGATGGGCTGAATATTGAGCTTGTTTCCGGAAAACCTGTAGAAAACCTGTTGAAAAAGAGAATTTCCTACTACCATATCTGTTATGAAGTAGAAAATATTGAGGAAACAATAGCAGATCTTACAGAAAAAGGAGGAATGTTAATCTCACCACCCAAAGAAGCGATTCTTTTTAATAACAGAAAAGTAGCTTTTTTAATGCTTTCCTACGGAATTGTTGAACTTTTAAATAGTAACTGA
- a CDS encoding glycosyltransferase family 2 protein: protein MNISVIIPVYNAEKYVSKAVESALQFPEVLEVILIEDQSPDHALMICQELSLKYERIKLFQHPDKGNHGAGTSRNLGIEKSTGDFIAFLDADDYFLPNRFDAERELFKNPETEGVFNAIGTEFLTEKGKEEFLANINDTDLLTVNYPAEGQEVFKGLLGQTPKVFGTFFTLDALTVRKSALEKNSLKFNEELRFHQDSDLIIKLAHHCHLKSGIIDKAVAIRGIHDDNRITKIVKYSPQYNQRQFLFWNSLYQWSVKINIDPDARKHIFLQKKAFELSLKKGFSKTAALFAAVLKDPKILKTKYRFTYTPL from the coding sequence ATGAATATATCTGTAATCATTCCCGTATACAATGCAGAAAAGTATGTCTCTAAAGCTGTAGAATCTGCTCTGCAGTTTCCTGAAGTACTTGAAGTCATCCTGATTGAAGACCAGTCACCGGATCATGCCCTTATGATCTGTCAGGAACTGAGTTTAAAATATGAAAGGATAAAGCTTTTCCAGCATCCTGATAAAGGGAATCATGGGGCAGGAACCAGCAGGAATCTCGGAATTGAAAAGTCTACCGGTGATTTCATTGCATTTCTTGATGCTGATGATTATTTTCTTCCCAACAGATTCGATGCGGAAAGAGAGCTTTTTAAAAATCCTGAAACCGAAGGTGTTTTTAATGCAATCGGCACTGAATTCCTGACCGAAAAGGGCAAAGAAGAGTTTCTAGCCAATATTAACGACACGGATCTTTTGACAGTCAATTATCCCGCAGAAGGACAGGAAGTTTTTAAAGGATTATTAGGCCAGACCCCAAAAGTATTCGGTACATTTTTCACTCTGGATGCTTTAACAGTCCGAAAATCTGCACTTGAAAAAAACAGTTTGAAATTTAATGAGGAACTTCGTTTCCATCAGGATTCAGACCTCATCATCAAGCTGGCCCATCACTGCCATTTAAAATCCGGTATTATAGACAAAGCTGTTGCAATAAGAGGAATACATGATGACAACAGGATTACCAAGATTGTAAAGTATTCTCCACAGTATAATCAAAGACAGTTTCTTTTCTGGAACTCTTTATACCAATGGTCTGTGAAGATCAATATAGATCCGGATGCCAGAAAGCATATCTTTCTGCAAAAAAAAGCTTTTGAACTTTCTTTAAAAAAAGGGTTTTCAAAAACAGCAGCTCTGTTTGCAGCTGTTCTTAAAGATCCCAAGATTCTGAAAACAAAATACCGATTCACTTATACACCCTTATGA
- a CDS encoding acyl carrier protein, with protein sequence MNKNEILTKLSEIFREELDNEDIALTAETTANDVEEWDSLSHIQLIVAVEKAFGIRFTSSEIQSWNNVGEMADSVSSKL encoded by the coding sequence ATGAACAAGAACGAAATTTTAACAAAATTATCAGAAATCTTCCGTGAAGAACTGGACAATGAAGACATTGCTTTAACAGCTGAAACTACCGCAAATGATGTAGAAGAATGGGATTCTCTTTCTCATATTCAATTAATTGTTGCCGTGGAAAAAGCTTTTGGAATCCGATTTACGTCTTCTGAAATCCAGAGCTGGAATAATGTAGGTGAAATGGCAGATTCTGTGAGTTCAAAACTGTAA
- a CDS encoding glycosyltransferase family 2 protein produces the protein MKISVIVPVYNAEKFVSQAVESALQFDEVYEVILVEDKSPDNALQLCQQLAGKYERVKLYQHPDKGNHGAGPSRNLGIEKASGDFLAFLDADDYFLPNRFEAEKELFKNPEVEGVYGALGVHYYSEKAKEQYYRIFGDRLTTVYKKHHPKDVFLGQLHMLGSFGLFSIDTLTIRRASLIQKMTVLFKSQLRLHEDTEFLFRLSHYLDLYPGSIDKAVAIRGVHDQNRITQVDTHVVDPAISRTLLWKEVYTWSQKEDTVPEDVKIHIKRMLRSFEIAKAPPLKKWGMVIKYLFTDYRSIRCGLYNVNFKHSLIS, from the coding sequence ATGAAAATATCAGTAATTGTTCCTGTGTACAATGCGGAGAAATTCGTGTCTCAGGCCGTAGAATCTGCTCTTCAGTTTGACGAGGTTTATGAAGTCATTCTGGTTGAGGATAAATCCCCGGACAACGCTCTGCAGCTATGTCAGCAGCTTGCCGGAAAGTATGAAAGAGTAAAGCTTTATCAGCATCCCGACAAGGGAAACCATGGTGCCGGACCCAGCAGAAATCTGGGAATAGAGAAAGCATCCGGAGATTTTTTAGCCTTTTTAGATGCTGATGATTATTTTCTTCCCAACCGTTTTGAGGCAGAAAAAGAGCTTTTCAAAAATCCGGAGGTAGAAGGTGTTTACGGGGCTCTTGGTGTACACTATTATTCTGAAAAAGCTAAAGAACAATATTACCGGATATTCGGAGACAGACTTACCACGGTCTACAAAAAGCACCATCCGAAAGATGTTTTTTTGGGACAGCTCCATATGTTGGGATCTTTTGGTCTCTTCAGTATTGATACTTTAACAATCCGGAGAGCATCTTTAATCCAAAAAATGACCGTTCTGTTTAAAAGCCAGTTAAGGCTTCATGAGGATACCGAATTTCTGTTCCGCCTTTCCCATTATCTGGATCTGTATCCGGGGAGCATTGATAAAGCGGTTGCCATACGGGGAGTGCATGACCAAAACCGAATAACCCAAGTGGATACCCATGTGGTAGATCCTGCTATTTCCAGGACTCTGCTCTGGAAAGAGGTCTACACTTGGTCTCAAAAGGAAGATACCGTTCCTGAAGATGTTAAAATACATATCAAAAGAATGCTCCGCAGTTTTGAAATTGCCAAAGCTCCTCCATTAAAAAAATGGGGAATGGTGATCAAATATCTGTTCACGGATTACAGAAGTATAAGATGTGGCCTTTATAATGTCAACTTTAAACATTCGTTGATTTCTTAG
- a CDS encoding acyltransferase family protein, which yields MKLNNLQILRGISALLVCCFHFSQYINFEGFPLGDILFRRGSIGVSIFFVISGFIMAFTTLKKDFSINTSKEIILFYKRRVIRIVPLYFLLSGAWMVIGGSFMLYFQGEGFQRFIHSVFFLPQKNTFPVLYLGWSLNYEMFFYLIFGISLLFKTKRYVFIIAFFILTYIAGLFYSSDSAYLKMVSSPLNLYFVAGILFAIVLNKVSISKNRAIAICTVGILFFSSFFFNLFTVSDTLLTLLIVSLFVLSFLLFDYTFHFKGNRFLIFLGDISYSLYLSHPFVELFFRKFKVDGYLNIPYFIFKIIIVIGVAAFLYYFVERKITEYLKLKLKA from the coding sequence ATGAAACTAAACAATCTACAGATATTAAGAGGGATATCAGCGCTGCTGGTATGCTGCTTCCATTTCTCACAATACATCAATTTTGAGGGGTTTCCTCTTGGTGATATTTTGTTTAGGAGAGGAAGTATCGGTGTCAGTATATTTTTTGTCATCAGTGGTTTTATTATGGCTTTTACTACTTTAAAAAAAGATTTCAGCATCAATACATCAAAGGAGATTATTTTATTTTATAAACGGAGAGTGATCAGAATTGTCCCGCTTTATTTTTTGCTCTCAGGCGCATGGATGGTTATAGGCGGCAGTTTTATGCTGTACTTTCAGGGGGAAGGTTTTCAAAGGTTTATCCATTCAGTTTTTTTCCTTCCTCAGAAAAACACGTTCCCTGTGCTTTATCTCGGCTGGTCTCTCAATTATGAAATGTTTTTTTATCTGATATTCGGAATTTCCTTACTCTTCAAAACAAAAAGGTATGTCTTTATTATAGCCTTTTTTATTTTGACTTATATAGCAGGACTCTTTTATTCTTCAGACAGTGCTTATCTGAAGATGGTCTCCAGCCCGTTGAATTTATATTTTGTGGCAGGAATATTATTTGCTATTGTATTGAACAAGGTCTCAATCAGTAAAAACCGGGCAATAGCAATATGTACTGTTGGAATTCTGTTTTTTTCATCCTTTTTTTTCAATTTGTTTACAGTATCCGACACTTTATTAACACTGTTGATTGTCTCATTGTTTGTGCTTTCTTTTTTACTTTTTGACTATACATTCCATTTTAAAGGAAACCGGTTTCTGATTTTCCTAGGAGATATATCTTATTCATTATACCTGTCACACCCTTTTGTAGAGCTGTTTTTCAGGAAATTTAAAGTAGATGGATACCTCAATATTCCTTATTTTATATTTAAAATTATTATAGTAATTGGTGTTGCCGCATTTTTATACTATTTTGTAGAAAGAAAAATAACTGAATACTTGAAGCTAAAATTAAAAGCTTAA
- a CDS encoding glycosyltransferase family 2 protein encodes MPEIHIIIVTYNAMKWAERCFTSLRKSSVPVNCIVVDNGSVDGTQDYIKNNFPEVDLNQSETNLGFGKANNIGIEKAYKNGADFFYLMNQDAWLYEDSMEKMLEVYNSHPDKAEIGIMSPIHIDGTEKYLDIFLDQYIAKNYEKTRMISDLYFQTLKPWYEIHFVNAAHWLLPKKTIESVGGFNPYFFHYGEDDEYVNRIHFHKKKVILIPGSKVVHDGVQLLHKIDFTRYEDVRIEINAMNPNLANGLQLEKKSLKQGMLKNLLTGNISSYKNLSKKYKKISAESAKLSSFRNQVIQEGPVFLNLS; translated from the coding sequence ATGCCTGAGATCCATATCATAATCGTCACATACAATGCCATGAAATGGGCAGAACGATGCTTTACGAGCTTAAGAAAATCTTCAGTTCCCGTAAATTGTATCGTTGTAGATAACGGATCTGTAGACGGCACGCAGGATTACATAAAAAATAACTTTCCTGAGGTAGACCTCAACCAGTCTGAAACCAATCTGGGTTTTGGAAAAGCAAACAATATAGGCATTGAAAAAGCTTATAAAAACGGTGCCGATTTCTTTTACCTGATGAATCAGGATGCATGGTTGTATGAGGACAGCATGGAAAAAATGCTTGAGGTATATAACAGTCATCCCGATAAGGCAGAAATTGGAATTATGAGTCCAATACATATAGATGGGACGGAAAAATATCTGGATATTTTTCTGGATCAGTATATTGCTAAAAACTACGAAAAAACAAGAATGATTTCAGACCTGTATTTTCAGACTCTGAAACCATGGTATGAGATTCATTTTGTAAATGCGGCCCATTGGCTTCTGCCAAAAAAAACAATAGAATCTGTGGGAGGATTCAATCCTTATTTTTTCCACTATGGGGAAGATGATGAGTATGTCAACCGAATTCATTTTCACAAAAAGAAAGTGATATTGATTCCAGGCAGTAAGGTGGTTCATGACGGCGTACAGCTGCTTCATAAAATAGATTTCACCAGGTACGAAGATGTCCGTATTGAGATCAATGCGATGAACCCAAATCTGGCCAACGGTCTTCAACTGGAAAAAAAATCCCTCAAACAAGGTATGCTTAAGAATCTCTTGACAGGAAATATCAGCAGCTATAAAAACTTATCAAAGAAGTACAAAAAAATCTCTGCTGAAAGCGCAAAATTAAGCAGTTTCAGAAATCAGGTCATTCAAGAAGGTCCGGTTTTTCTTAATCTGTCGTAA
- a CDS encoding glycosyltransferase family 2 protein — protein sequence MKISVIIPVYNAEKFVSQAVESALQFDEVHEIILVEDQSPDNALKVCIELAEKHDRVQLHQHPDKGNHGAGPSRNLGIEKSTGDFIAFLDADDYYLPNRFDAEKELFKNPETEGVYGALGVHYYSEKAKEQYYPIFGDRLTTVYKRHCPKDVFLGQIYMLGSFGLFSIDALTIRRESLVKKMETLFLTNLRLHQDSEFLFRLSFYLDLYPGILDQAVAMRGVHENNRITQVDSKKIKPASTKILFWKEIDTWAANEKKVPDNVKLHINRMHRSFEIANAPVMKKWSMIVKYLIVDFKSIRSGLYNINFRDSLF from the coding sequence ATGAAAATTTCAGTAATTATTCCTGTTTACAATGCTGAAAAATTTGTTTCTCAGGCCGTAGAATCAGCACTTCAGTTTGATGAAGTACACGAGATTATTCTGGTAGAGGATCAATCTCCGGATAATGCTCTGAAAGTATGCATTGAGCTTGCTGAAAAGCATGACAGAGTACAGCTTCATCAGCATCCCGACAAAGGAAACCATGGTGCCGGACCCAGCAGAAATCTGGGAATAGAAAAATCTACAGGAGATTTCATTGCCTTTCTTGATGCGGATGATTACTACCTTCCCAACCGTTTTGATGCTGAGAAAGAGCTTTTCAAAAACCCGGAAACAGAAGGTGTTTACGGTGCTCTTGGTGTCCATTATTATTCAGAAAAAGCAAAGGAACAGTATTACCCGATCTTTGGAGACAGGCTTACTACCGTTTATAAAAGACACTGTCCAAAAGATGTTTTTCTGGGACAGATCTATATGTTGGGAAGCTTCGGACTTTTCAGCATCGATGCGCTTACCATTCGCAGGGAGTCACTTGTAAAAAAAATGGAGACTTTATTTCTTACCAATTTAAGGCTTCATCAGGACAGCGAATTTCTCTTCCGTCTTTCTTTCTACCTTGATCTTTATCCCGGGATTTTAGATCAGGCAGTTGCGATGAGAGGCGTCCATGAAAATAACCGCATTACGCAGGTAGATTCTAAAAAGATAAAACCGGCAAGCACCAAGATTCTGTTCTGGAAAGAGATAGATACATGGGCCGCCAACGAGAAAAAAGTACCGGACAATGTAAAACTGCATATCAACAGAATGCATCGAAGCTTTGAGATCGCTAATGCACCGGTTATGAAAAAATGGAGTATGATTGTGAAATATCTGATTGTAGACTTTAAAAGTATACGTTCGGGCCTTTACAATATCAATTTCAGAGACAGTTTATTTTAA
- a CDS encoding MBOAT family O-acyltransferase, producing the protein MQFTSLVFFLFFSVFFAVYWWLLGKNLKAQNVFLLLASYTFYAYWDWRFLILLIGSSAIIYFLGLKIAENDSRKKLWVNLGLVFSIGTLLYFKYFNFFIGSFTDLFGIKNTLTLKIILPLGISFYTFRMVSYLIDIKNNKLKAETDALAFFNYISFFPSMTSGPIDKGGLLLPQLKKERIFTLENGSDAARQILLGAFKKLVVSNSIAPITQNIFENYGHLSGSTIAFGAVLFLFQMYADFSGYSDMAIGIAKLLGFKTTKNFAFPLFAQNIADYWRKWHISLTSWLTEYVFTPLVIAFRDYDKKGLMLAVFLNFVIIGFWHGANWTFIVYGALQGLYYVPLVVSNQINKKKKLSKTIPTFKELGNILYTMTLVCFALVLFVAPSLKDAFGMYGKIFSLSLFSIPQFIKIKIIGLIGIVILIDWINKDQEHGLDIKRFHPLVRRAFYVFLIFIIMYYGVFSNGSFIYEQF; encoded by the coding sequence ATGCAGTTTACATCATTAGTGTTTTTTCTTTTCTTCTCCGTTTTTTTTGCTGTTTATTGGTGGCTTTTAGGAAAAAATCTTAAAGCTCAAAATGTATTTTTGCTGCTGGCCAGTTATACCTTTTATGCATATTGGGATTGGAGATTTCTTATTCTTTTAATAGGAAGCTCAGCAATCATTTATTTTTTAGGATTAAAAATTGCTGAAAATGACTCCAGGAAGAAGCTTTGGGTGAATCTCGGGCTGGTTTTTTCTATCGGAACGTTGTTGTATTTTAAATATTTCAACTTCTTTATTGGATCTTTTACCGACCTATTTGGAATTAAAAATACGCTGACATTAAAAATAATTCTGCCCCTTGGAATCAGTTTCTATACATTCCGAATGGTGAGTTATCTGATTGATATAAAGAATAATAAACTGAAAGCTGAAACAGATGCTCTGGCATTTTTTAATTATATTTCTTTTTTTCCGAGTATGACTTCCGGACCTATTGATAAAGGCGGATTATTGCTCCCGCAACTGAAAAAAGAAAGAATTTTCACCTTAGAAAATGGCTCAGATGCAGCAAGACAGATTTTATTGGGAGCCTTTAAGAAATTAGTCGTTTCCAACAGTATTGCTCCCATCACCCAAAATATTTTTGAAAATTACGGACATCTTTCAGGAAGTACCATTGCTTTTGGTGCCGTACTTTTTCTTTTTCAGATGTATGCGGATTTTTCAGGATATTCCGACATGGCAATAGGTATTGCAAAACTTTTAGGCTTCAAAACCACTAAGAACTTTGCTTTTCCTCTTTTTGCTCAGAATATTGCCGACTACTGGAGAAAGTGGCATATTTCTCTTACCTCATGGCTTACAGAATATGTATTCACTCCTTTGGTCATTGCTTTTCGTGATTATGATAAAAAAGGATTGATGCTTGCTGTATTTCTCAATTTTGTAATAATAGGTTTCTGGCATGGTGCTAATTGGACATTTATTGTCTATGGAGCATTGCAGGGGCTGTATTATGTGCCTTTGGTAGTAAGTAATCAGATTAATAAAAAGAAAAAACTTTCTAAAACTATTCCAACGTTCAAAGAATTGGGAAATATTCTTTATACCATGACCTTGGTTTGTTTTGCCCTGGTTTTATTTGTCGCTCCAAGTTTAAAAGATGCTTTTGGGATGTATGGAAAGATCTTTAGTCTTTCGCTTTTTTCAATCCCTCAGTTTATTAAAATTAAAATTATAGGGTTAATAGGAATCGTTATTTTAATCGACTGGATTAATAAAGATCAGGAACACGGACTTGATATTAAAAGATTCCATCCTTTAGTGAGAAGAGCTTTTTATGTTTTTCTTATCTTCATCATCATGTATTATGGTGTGTTTTCCAACGGCAGTTTTATCTATGAACAGTTTTAA
- the asnB gene encoding asparagine synthase (glutamine-hydrolyzing) translates to MCGIAGIISSNARNYKEEIQKMTDSLIHRGPDSSHHEFYDNAALGHRRLSIIDLSENGKQPMFSNTKNECIVLNGEIYGYLDIKKKYADYPYHGSSDTEVILAMYQRKQENLIHDLPGMFAFAIWDDQQQQLFCARDRFGEKPFYYALGNNNEFIFASEIKAILASGLIQPKVSSEALSHYLQYGYVSTYQSIYSNIFTLPPAHQLIWKDGKITVSRYYSLPAKDRTISLSEANEEFLYLLKNAVKKQLIADVEVGSFLSGGLDSSSIVALVDEFLPHQTTISFGYDHKDNELKYAKEIADKYNTNHIEVHEKKEDLVASLLKISPFFDEPFADASFIPHYEICKYAKEKLTVVLSGDVGDELFGGYHFYTVENKLRNHFSYKNIVAQFGLKLYKKLRTTSYLTQKNLEYSSIMDFHLNSVRNAFNKKDRDLLGVTASYFQDYSFTPDPDSLNDIMRTDLESYVPANMMVKSDRMAMANSLEVRTPFLDLDFAEFCIQLPDQLKLDEKNDKIILREAMGSYWTETIRKRHKQGFGLGVKNWFEEENLMNLSNDLLSNSNHKVFNFIDYKATQQFLNKDEKHWNLLQLALWADNNQSVL, encoded by the coding sequence ATGTGTGGAATAGCAGGAATCATTAGCAGCAATGCCAGAAACTATAAGGAGGAGATCCAAAAAATGACGGATTCTCTGATACACCGCGGTCCCGATTCTTCACATCATGAATTTTATGACAATGCGGCCCTTGGACATCGCAGGCTTTCCATTATCGACCTATCTGAAAATGGAAAACAACCCATGTTTTCCAATACAAAAAACGAATGCATCGTCCTTAACGGTGAAATCTACGGATATCTGGACATTAAAAAGAAATATGCCGATTATCCTTATCACGGAAGTTCTGATACAGAAGTTATTCTGGCTATGTACCAGAGAAAACAGGAAAACCTTATTCATGATCTTCCGGGTATGTTTGCTTTTGCGATCTGGGATGACCAGCAGCAGCAGCTGTTCTGTGCCAGAGACCGGTTTGGTGAAAAACCTTTTTACTACGCTTTAGGAAATAATAATGAATTTATTTTCGCATCGGAAATTAAAGCCATCCTGGCCTCAGGATTAATTCAGCCTAAAGTAAGTTCAGAAGCCCTCTCCCACTATCTTCAGTACGGATATGTAAGCACATATCAAAGTATTTACAGCAATATTTTCACTCTTCCACCTGCACATCAACTGATCTGGAAAGACGGAAAAATCACAGTTTCCCGTTATTACAGCCTTCCGGCAAAAGACAGAACGATCAGCCTATCTGAAGCTAACGAAGAATTTCTTTACCTCCTGAAAAATGCTGTCAAAAAACAACTTATTGCGGATGTAGAAGTCGGAAGCTTCCTGAGCGGAGGCCTGGATTCTTCATCTATCGTTGCATTGGTGGACGAATTTCTTCCCCATCAGACGACCATCAGTTTTGGATATGACCACAAAGATAACGAGCTGAAATATGCTAAAGAAATTGCAGATAAATACAATACCAATCATATAGAAGTTCACGAGAAAAAAGAAGACCTTGTTGCCTCATTGCTCAAAATCTCACCGTTTTTTGATGAACCGTTTGCCGATGCTTCTTTTATTCCTCACTACGAAATATGTAAATATGCCAAAGAAAAACTGACTGTGGTATTATCCGGGGACGTTGGTGATGAACTCTTCGGTGGATATCATTTCTATACCGTTGAAAATAAATTAAGAAACCATTTCAGCTATAAAAATATTGTTGCCCAGTTCGGACTGAAATTATATAAAAAGCTAAGAACAACATCTTATCTCACTCAGAAAAACTTAGAGTATTCCTCCATTATGGATTTCCATCTCAATTCTGTGAGAAATGCATTTAACAAAAAGGATCGCGACCTTCTGGGAGTTACCGCCAGTTATTTTCAGGATTACAGTTTTACCCCTGATCCCGATTCACTCAATGATATTATGAGAACAGATCTGGAAAGCTATGTTCCGGCAAATATGATGGTAAAATCAGACAGAATGGCTATGGCAAATTCTTTGGAAGTACGAACTCCGTTCCTTGATCTGGATTTTGCAGAATTCTGTATTCAACTGCCGGATCAGCTGAAACTGGACGAAAAAAATGACAAGATCATTCTTCGGGAAGCTATGGGATCTTACTGGACAGAAACCATCAGAAAACGTCACAAACAAGGATTTGGTTTGGGAGTAAAGAACTGGTTTGAAGAAGAAAATCTGATGAACCTTTCTAATGATCTTCTTAGCAACTCCAATCATAAAGTATTTAATTTTATTGATTATAAAGCGACCCAGCAGTTCCTCAATAAAGATGAAAAACACTGGAACCTTTTACAGCTTGCCCTTTGGGCAGATAATAATCAATCTGTTTTATAA
- a CDS encoding class I SAM-dependent methyltransferase — MKIEHLIENIAAKNTIHGKKLQKNFSLLKEEDNYIQDYTHFINKYKGILEKENLTFDDSINYYLKMIDDFNGEMLDFVRTGKYRNTSFDAVNEAMYNNPNVMVSHMHGLLLSQFLWKHHYDVYQFFKNNIQKYSPIKTYLEIGAGHGLYFEAAMEKIGDDCTFEALDISESSLELTKSLIKSDKVQYHLKNVFDYHDGDEKKDFITMGEVLEHVEDPLSLLKKIKNLIKPEGTIFITTPTNAPSIDHIYLFNNIQEIRDLINESGLEIVNERYFVSEDIELEKAEKRKIATMYASFLKIKK; from the coding sequence ATGAAAATAGAACACCTAATCGAAAATATTGCAGCAAAAAATACCATTCATGGTAAAAAGCTTCAAAAGAATTTTTCTTTATTGAAAGAAGAAGACAATTATATCCAGGACTATACTCATTTTATAAATAAATATAAAGGAATTCTTGAAAAAGAGAATCTTACATTTGATGATTCAATCAATTACTATCTTAAAATGATTGATGATTTTAATGGAGAGATGCTGGATTTCGTGAGAACCGGAAAATACAGGAATACTTCATTCGATGCAGTGAATGAAGCCATGTATAATAATCCTAATGTAATGGTTTCTCATATGCACGGATTACTGCTTTCTCAGTTTCTTTGGAAACATCATTACGATGTGTATCAGTTTTTTAAAAATAATATTCAAAAGTATTCGCCCATAAAAACATACCTTGAGATCGGTGCCGGACACGGTTTGTATTTTGAGGCTGCGATGGAAAAAATTGGCGATGACTGTACTTTTGAAGCACTGGATATCAGCGAATCTTCCCTGGAACTTACTAAAAGCCTGATCAAAAGTGATAAAGTTCAGTATCATCTTAAGAATGTCTTTGATTATCATGACGGTGATGAAAAGAAAGATTTTATTACGATGGGCGAAGTTTTGGAACATGTAGAAGATCCTTTATCACTCCTGAAGAAAATAAAAAACTTAATAAAACCGGAGGGGACAATTTTTATCACGACCCCTACCAACGCTCCTTCAATTGATCACATCTATCTTTTTAATAATATTCAGGAGATCAGAGATTTAATTAATGAATCCGGCCTTGAGATTGTGAATGAAAGATACTTTGTCAGTGAAGATATTGAACTGGAAAAAGCAGAAAAAAGAAAGATTGCAACGATGTATGCCTCATTTTTAAAAATAAAAAAATAA
- a CDS encoding glycosyltransferase family 2 protein: protein MIEISVIIPVYNAAEFLEKAVTSAAQFEEVKEIILAEDHSTDHSLEICRRLASEMPRVKLFQHPNGENRGAGASRNLGIDKATADFIAFLDADDYYLPNRFDAEKKLFNDPSIEGVFGAIGTEYLTEKGKNEFQSKFKEVSLSTVNYPAEGEEVFRGLLSLTPKTFGTSFHLNSLTVRKHSLESHKIRFNEELRVHQDSELIIRLAYHCHLKTGIIDQAIAIRGIHDDNRITKIVRYTPQYNKRQLLFWKSLYTWADSAQIPSEYKKRIYLIYKSFDLSLKEGMSKYGSIFLEILKNPEILKTKYRFTYYKR, encoded by the coding sequence ATGATTGAAATATCTGTTATCATACCCGTCTATAATGCTGCTGAGTTCCTGGAAAAAGCAGTTACTTCGGCAGCACAATTTGAAGAAGTAAAAGAAATCATTCTGGCTGAAGACCACTCTACAGATCATTCATTGGAAATTTGCAGAAGACTGGCTTCTGAAATGCCAAGAGTAAAACTTTTCCAACATCCGAATGGAGAAAACCGTGGTGCGGGTGCCTCAAGAAACTTAGGTATAGATAAAGCTACAGCTGATTTTATTGCATTTCTGGATGCTGATGATTATTATCTCCCAAATAGGTTTGACGCGGAAAAAAAACTATTCAATGATCCCAGTATTGAAGGAGTATTCGGTGCTATTGGGACTGAATATCTGACTGAAAAAGGGAAAAACGAATTCCAGTCTAAGTTTAAAGAAGTTTCTTTAAGTACAGTTAACTACCCTGCCGAAGGGGAAGAGGTTTTCAGAGGACTTTTAAGTTTAACGCCTAAAACTTTCGGGACATCCTTTCACCTGAATTCTCTAACTGTAAGAAAGCACTCCCTGGAATCTCATAAGATCCGTTTCAACGAAGAGCTCCGTGTTCATCAGGATTCGGAACTGATTATCAGGCTGGCTTATCACTGTCATTTAAAAACCGGAATTATAGACCAGGCCATTGCGATAAGGGGAATTCATGACGATAACAGGATAACAAAAATTGTAAGATATACTCCACAATATAACAAGAGGCAGCTTCTGTTCTGGAAATCTTTATATACCTGGGCAGACTCCGCTCAGATTCCTTCTGAGTATAAAAAAAGAATCTATTTGATTTATAAATCATTTGATCTTTCCTTAAAAGAAGGCATGTCCAAATACGGGAGCATTTTTTTAGAAATATTAAAAAATCCCGAAATATTAAAAACCAAATACCGCTTCACTTATTACAAGAGATGA